Proteins found in one Haloferax litoreum genomic segment:
- the ppk1 gene encoding polyphosphate kinase 1 has product MTDESPDDIDLSDPQYYLNRELSELEFQSRVLNEALDDRNPLLERVRFLAIFTKNLDEFFMKRIGGLKQQIDAGVTECTADGRTPREQWEEAIDKARPMFEQQAACYREEIRPALAAEGICICDYGDLTPDQQSQMRAYFETSVLPTLTPLSFDPAHPFPFISNLSLSLAVLTRDDDDQTFTRVKIPQNRPRLVEVDADGDERRFVLLEEVIRANLDLLFPNVEVLDTAVFKLTRNAEVRRNEEVAEDLIDMIEEVLEQRRFATVVRLEIEADAPESVRRLLVEQLDLDEREVFELEGPLDYREFMDLTDLDRPDLSLDSWTPQPHPRLTGLAASNVGTDGADETIFDRIRDKDVLLHHPYHSFGETVQEFLDAAANDPNVLAIKAAIYRTAADSKVIESLIDAADNGKQVAAMVELKARFDEQNNLEWVRKLEEEGIHVAYGTIGLKTHTKTALVVREEEDGVRLYSHVATGNYHSGTAKGYVDLGVLTADRDIGQDLVKVFNFFTGPSLDEEFRKLLIAPVTMRNEFTKCIRREAEHARAGRSARIVAKMNALEDPGIVEELYRASMAGVEIDLLVRDICRLRPGIDGLSETVSVRSVVDRFLEHSRIFYFENAGAPEYYVGSADWMTRNLDKRVEAIAPVEDPDIREQLRFVLELGLADNRKAWEMNPDGSYEQLTPDGDRTINMQSILMQQTLAARKRNDVYRGIPASHPDVPETLLVEPNPTVMRPADAPDPQSLATETVSAVTDRSESANGSERGTEQDASTEAKSTADDAPAALGNGDPQRILDRFPSKWYVPDSEHYEYAVRTPNGDRAYRKTPTAAANLVRKYYDTR; this is encoded by the coding sequence ATGACTGACGAGTCGCCCGACGACATCGACCTCTCAGACCCACAGTACTACCTCAACCGTGAGTTGAGCGAACTGGAGTTCCAGTCTCGCGTCCTCAACGAGGCGTTGGACGACCGGAACCCGCTTCTGGAACGTGTTCGGTTTCTCGCCATCTTCACGAAGAACCTCGACGAGTTCTTCATGAAACGCATCGGTGGACTGAAACAACAGATAGACGCCGGCGTCACGGAGTGTACGGCCGACGGCCGAACCCCACGCGAACAGTGGGAAGAAGCCATCGACAAGGCCCGGCCGATGTTCGAACAGCAAGCGGCCTGCTACCGTGAAGAGATACGTCCCGCACTCGCCGCCGAAGGAATCTGCATCTGTGACTACGGGGACTTGACGCCCGACCAGCAGTCGCAGATGCGGGCCTATTTCGAGACGTCTGTCCTGCCGACGCTGACACCGCTTTCGTTCGACCCCGCACACCCGTTCCCGTTCATCTCGAACCTCTCTCTGTCCCTCGCGGTACTCACCCGCGACGACGACGACCAGACGTTCACCCGCGTGAAGATTCCGCAGAACCGCCCGCGACTCGTCGAAGTCGACGCTGACGGCGACGAACGGCGATTCGTCCTCCTCGAAGAGGTCATCCGCGCCAACCTCGACTTGTTGTTCCCGAACGTCGAGGTTCTCGACACGGCGGTGTTCAAACTGACCCGCAACGCCGAAGTCCGGCGTAACGAGGAGGTTGCAGAGGACCTCATCGACATGATTGAGGAAGTCCTCGAACAGCGACGGTTCGCAACCGTAGTCCGCCTCGAAATCGAAGCGGACGCTCCCGAGTCTGTTCGACGGCTCCTCGTCGAGCAGTTGGACCTCGACGAACGGGAGGTGTTCGAACTGGAAGGACCACTCGACTACCGCGAGTTCATGGACCTCACTGACCTCGACAGACCGGACCTCTCTCTGGATTCGTGGACGCCACAACCACACCCTCGCCTCACGGGACTCGCTGCCAGCAACGTGGGAACAGATGGAGCAGACGAGACCATCTTCGACAGGATTCGCGACAAGGACGTGCTGTTGCACCACCCGTATCACTCGTTCGGTGAGACGGTCCAGGAGTTCCTCGACGCCGCGGCGAACGACCCGAACGTCCTCGCAATCAAGGCCGCAATCTACCGGACTGCGGCCGATTCGAAGGTCATCGAGTCACTCATCGACGCCGCCGACAACGGCAAACAGGTCGCCGCGATGGTCGAACTCAAAGCCCGGTTCGACGAGCAGAACAACCTCGAATGGGTTCGCAAACTCGAAGAAGAGGGCATCCACGTCGCCTACGGGACCATCGGCCTGAAGACGCACACGAAGACGGCACTCGTCGTCCGCGAGGAAGAAGACGGTGTGCGTCTCTACTCGCACGTTGCGACCGGGAACTACCACTCGGGCACCGCGAAAGGCTACGTCGACCTGGGCGTCCTCACGGCGGACCGAGACATCGGACAGGACCTCGTGAAGGTGTTCAACTTCTTCACCGGCCCATCGCTCGACGAGGAGTTCCGGAAACTCCTCATCGCGCCCGTCACCATGCGCAACGAGTTCACGAAGTGCATCAGGCGCGAAGCGGAACACGCTCGCGCGGGACGTTCGGCGCGCATCGTGGCCAAGATGAACGCGCTCGAAGACCCCGGCATCGTCGAGGAACTCTACCGCGCGTCGATGGCAGGCGTCGAAATCGATTTGCTCGTCCGCGACATCTGTCGCCTCCGACCGGGTATCGACGGCCTCTCGGAGACAGTCTCCGTCAGAAGCGTCGTCGACCGTTTCCTCGAACACTCGCGCATCTTCTACTTCGAAAATGCGGGTGCCCCCGAGTATTACGTCGGGTCGGCCGACTGGATGACGCGCAACCTCGACAAGCGTGTGGAGGCCATCGCACCGGTCGAGGACCCGGACATCCGGGAGCAACTCAGGTTCGTCCTCGAACTCGGCTTGGCCGACAACCGGAAGGCGTGGGAGATGAACCCCGACGGGTCGTACGAGCAACTGACGCCGGACGGTGACCGCACTATCAACATGCAGTCGATTTTGATGCAACAGACTCTCGCCGCACGAAAGCGCAACGACGTGTACCGCGGTATCCCGGCGTCGCACCCGGACGTCCCCGAGACGCTCCTGGTCGAACCGAATCCGACCGTCATGCGGCCTGCAGACGCCCCCGACCCGCAGTCTCTCGCCACCGAAACCGTCTCGGCCGTCACCGACCGCAGTGAGTCGGCAAACGGGAGCGAGAGGGGAACCGAACAGGACGCTTCGACCGAGGCCAAATCGACCGCAGACGACGCACCCGCCGCACTGGGCAACGGCGACCCACAGCGAATTCTCGACCGATTCCCGAGTAAGTGGTACGTCCCGGACAGCGAACACTACGAATACGCGGTCCGGACGCCGAACGGCGACCGAGCGTACCGAAAGACGCCCACCGCGGCGGCGAACTTGGTGCGAAAATACTACGACACGCGGTAA